Proteins encoded in a region of the Rutidosis leptorrhynchoides isolate AG116_Rl617_1_P2 chromosome 9, CSIRO_AGI_Rlap_v1, whole genome shotgun sequence genome:
- the LOC139866076 gene encoding cytochrome b5-like, giving the protein MASQQKTLVFDEVAKHNKTDDCWLIISGKVYDVTPFMDDHPGGGEVMRLVTGQDASVPFGDVGHSEKGIEMMKDYYVGDIDESTIPVKRSFIVSTAEKFYNLEKNPQLIVTILMFLVPFLILGLAFTVKAYSNTKSP; this is encoded by the exons ATGGCATCGCAACAAAAAACGCTTGTGTTTGATGAAGTTGCTAAGCATAACAAGACCGACGATTGTTGGCTTATCATCTCCGGAAAG GTTTATGATGTAACCCCGTTTATGGATGATCACCCTGGTGGCGGTGAAGTTATGCGATTAGTGACTG GCCAAGATGCATCAGTTCCTTTTGGAGATGTTGGTCATAGTGAAAAAGGTATAGAAATGATGAAAGATTATTACGTTGGTGATATAGACGAATCAACAATTCCAGTAAAACGCTCTTTCATTGTATCTACGGCTGAAAAGTTCTACAACTTAGAAAAAAATCCACAACTCATCGTCACGATATTGATGTTTTTGGTACCTTTCTTGATATTGGGGTTGGCTTTTACAGTCAAAGCCTATTCGAATACGAAATCCCCTTGA